CCCTACGACCTTAATCTTATGTGCAGTCACGCTGTGGACCGTAGCCAGGGACAGTTGATCGACATTCATATTGAGTATCTCGGCGACGATCAATTGATGCAACACATTTCTCAGCGGTagttttttcccctttttcaTTCGGTTTTGTGGCTGattgtgtttttgtttatatGGACGTTGATCATTTTAGTAATAGTTTacactaataatatttttagtatattgccACTGTAAGGATGACTCTATGAGAATTCGTTTGGCCAAACCTGTTATTTGGCTATGTCTCTATAAAATGTGGATTTTTTGTGGTTGAAGTTGGACTGCCAAAACGCAGTAGAGGTTTTACGGAGAGGTTTGCAAGGGTGGGATTATATTTGCTGATGATAATGAAATGAATGATGAGACCATGGTCCTTGTTTTCGCTCCTTTTACTAAAGAAATTGtggtcaattttatttttatgttttttaaattaaagattGTGGTATTCGGCTTTAAATTTTGTGTTCCTTTTATCCATGGCGTTGATTAGTACACCTTAAGCATTGTCTAGCTAAACGGGTCTGGTTGTTATTGCCTTTAAGAACTTACTCTATGCTGTTGACtataatatattaagtgacaCTCTACTTCTTCAAGAATGGCTTGTCTGGTCTAATGTTTGTTTCAACAGATCAAGTCATCTCAGGCGCCTTACACTTGCATGTTGCTATGATATATCGTGCGAAGCTTTGATTGAAGCAGTCAAAAGGTTTCCGGAGTTGGAGGAGTTGCACCTCATTATCATGCCATCAGTCCTTGCTGGAGATATTGAAACTATTGGCATTTCTTGCCCTAAGTTGAAATCGTTTACATTCAATGAACGTGGATGTATGTATCCACTTTTAGAAGAATCAGAACTTGATGAGTTTGCAGAAGAAGCAGATTGCAATGAGTGTGCAGTGGCAGTTGCAAAGACGATGCCTAATTTGCGCCATCTTCGACTTTTTGcaaatgagatgaaaaatgaGGGGCTGCAAGCCATTCTTGATGGTTGTCCACACCTTGAATCGCTTGATCTCCGACAATGCTATGGTATTGATCTTGGAGGGGTTTTAGGCAAAAGATGCTGTCAGCAGATAAAGCATTTGAAACTCCCTTCTGACTCTGTTGCTGATTATGAGTGGGATGCTGGTGATTCGTGTGAAGAGGATGGCAACTCATCGTGGTGTTCTGATAAGTACTCTTGGGGATATTTTGACGACTACACTAACCCTTTCCCCAGTGAATACTTTTCTGATGATGAAATTTGGTTCCTTGGCCACGACTATCTCTGAGCTTGGAATAGGTTGACAATGAGGAGATTCTTGCTGCTCATTCGTAGTTCCTAACTTAATTCTGTTTCTTACGACCTACAGCAAGTCAATCCTCTGGTCTTAGCCTTTAGCACTTCATTATCAATTGTCGATTGAATTGCCTAAAGTATCAATATCagctctctttctctctcatcttcTTTTGTAGGTTTAGTTTGCTGGAAGGAAGCACTGGTTGTTTCGTTGGAAGAATCAAATTGTTTTGGCAGCATTTCGGAGCTTCAACCGAGAGGTGGCAGCTTTGTTTTCTCATATATAGTGATCGGAGTTGGAGTGATAGGGGCTTTTCCTGCGAGTGACCCTTTCAACTATCTTTCGTGGCTTTTACCTATCTATGTACTCTGAGGCTCCTACTGAATTCCTTTATTTCTAAACTCttgtgaatatttattatcatatcACATCATCTCTGGTATGAATGTGGAATGCTTATGATTTAAGGGCTTCAAAAGTTTGGGTTGGATTATTAGTACCAGCATCATCCTCCAATTTTATTACCTCTACATACATATCAATCTTTACATATATTCTTCTCGTTCCACTGCGttgtttatatttgttaaagcGCTAAAATGAAACCGTGGACACACTCTGGATTGTTTAACCAAGAAGTAAAGAAGGGCGTAGCTTCTGCTTTCGGCACTGTAGGCATGATCATTATCAAACTTGGTAATACCTCGGGGCCTGTTTATTCTATAACTGCAAGCCCAACATCCAGAGTATCAATTGAGCAAGTTGCGTTGAAGGCCCGGGTCCTAGCCCAACACTatggattttctttctttttcctcaaatATTACCTTCTTCTTATTATGTTGAGCTTACGCccataatattattcttttcctttgaTGGACCTTTTTTCCGTACTCAATccatcattttatttcttaattcttttatatttacaattatttttcatctaaaaaagaaaagttcttCTCCCTTtcctttttaacttttttaattctatGACTCATTTCAAGTAAATTTGactttttcataatatatttcttttaatattttaaaatatttcaattaaaatatattattaagctgaaatataattgtttgcGGGAGACGATACGAAAGCAAACACTCCAGAGTCAGACCATCATTCATTCTGGTTTCCCCCTTGTGAAACCTATGATGATTGCTGTCGGAAGAAAGAAGTTCCAACTCCGAAGGCCAAAGAGCAAGAAGAAAATTCCCGCCGCCGTTTCTTCCTCCGCGGCCACGGAGCCACCTCCTCCACCACCGTGGATCGAACTGCCCCGAGATGTCACCGCCAATATCCTTCATAGGTTGGGAGCGATAGAGATCCTGGAGAGTGCACAGAAAGTATGTACTACCTGGCGCAGAGTGTGCCAGGATCCCACCATGTGGCGCGTCATTGACATGAAAAACTTGGGTGACCTCCACGACATGCCCTACGACCTCAGTATCATGTGTCGTCACGCGGTCGATCGTTGCCAAGGCCAGCTAATCGACATTAACATTGAGTATTTCGGCACCGATGAGTTGCTACGCTACATTTCCCAGCGGTACATGT
This genomic window from Sesamum indicum cultivar Zhongzhi No. 13 linkage group LG12, S_indicum_v1.0, whole genome shotgun sequence contains:
- the LOC105175769 gene encoding putative F-box/LRR-repeat protein 9, which encodes MGKRKSKLENPKSKIQTAVRSSSVPPWIDLPRDVTANILHRLGAIEILETAQKVCATWRSVCQDPAMWRVIEMKYLDGPDWPYDLNLMCSHAVDRSQGQLIDIHIEYLGDDQLMQHISQRSSHLRRLTLACCYDISCEALIEAVKRFPELEELHLIIMPSVLAGDIETIGISCPKLKSFTFNERGCMYPLLEESELDEFAEEADCNECAVAVAKTMPNLRHLRLFANEMKNEGLQAILDGCPHLESLDLRQCYGIDLGGVLGKRCCQQIKHLKLPSDSVADYEWDAGDSCEEDGNSSWCSDKYSWGYFDDYTNPFPSEYFSDDEIWFLGHDYL